The Engraulis encrasicolus isolate BLACKSEA-1 chromosome 22, IST_EnEncr_1.0, whole genome shotgun sequence genome includes a region encoding these proteins:
- the senp8 gene encoding sentrin-specific protease 8, with protein sequence MDPVVLSYQDSLLRRSDVALLEGPHWLNDQVIGFVFEYFAAERFKDISRTMCFISPEVTQFIKCASCQEELAIFLEPLQLASRRWVFLAVNDNSNQSAGGSHWSLLLYRRDACLFSHYDSQSGGNSLHARRIASKLEAFLGGKGKKLSFAEESSPRQQNSYDCGMYVVCNAEALCESAEFGGNPRLQSHTITPDHITRKRAEYCRLIQRLAKN encoded by the coding sequence ATGGACCCAGTGGTGCTGAGCTACCAGGACAGCCTTCTGAGGCGCTCCGATGTGGCCCTGCTGGAGGGACCACATTGGCTCAACGACCAGGTGATTGGCTTCGTCTTCGAGTACTTTGCAGCCGAGCGCTTCAAAGACATCAGCAGGACCATGTGCTTCATCAGCCCAGAAGTCACCCAGTTCATCAAGTGTGCGTCGTGCCAGGAGGAGCTGGCCATCTTCCTGGAGCCTCTGCAACTGGCCTCGCGCCGCTGGGTCTTCCTGGCCGTCAACGACAACTCCAACCAGTCGGCCGGGGGCTCCCACTGGAGCCTGCTGCTGTACCGCCGCGACGCCTGCCTCTTCTCCCACTACGACTCCCAGAGCGGGGGCAACTCGCTGCACGCCCGGCGCATCGCCTCCAAGCTGGAAGCCTTCCTGGGGGGCAAGGGCAAGAAACTGTCTTTCGCCGAGGAGTCGTCTCCCAGGCAGCAGAACAGCTATGACTGTGGCATGTACGTCGTCTGTAACGCAGAGGCCCTGTGCGAGAGCGCCGAGTTCGGAGGCAACCCTCGGCTCCAGAGCCACACCATCACCCCCGACCACATCACCCGCAAGAGGGCAGAGTACTGCAGACTCATCCAGAGACTTGCCAAAAACTga